Part of the Arachis hypogaea cultivar Tifrunner chromosome 6, arahy.Tifrunner.gnm2.J5K5, whole genome shotgun sequence genome, aTTATTTCACCTTCCCGACGAAGTTGTAAGCTTTTATAACACCTTTTTAAGACTTTTGAACATATTTTTGGGTGCTCAAACATGGGAAATGATTTAAGGGTTTTAGACACTATTATTTGGAAAATGTTAGCAAATGGAGTACTAGGTTTTTGTTGTTTTGAGGAAGGCTTGATGATGCGTGATGAATGGGTGATGGATGAGATGCGAAATCAAGGAACTGAGATGTAAATGAACAGCGGTTGAAAAAAGTCAAGGACTCTGAATGAAGTGATGGATCCACtgtgtactaaaaatatttttgaaaaccattGTACTACTGTTTTATTCTGAggttatgagacgctatgcgcctggtagggacggtggttaatcccgcctgtcgaggtagcggcggcagcgtaaggacagtggttaatcccacttgcgcttagatgtgaggACGGAGGCAAGAGGTCCCACCcacatcccttcggatcatcaaagcgtacaggcgcaaaaccctggatagtgatccgagcactatatctcgggggtttccacaccatgattccgaagggcaacatctccatgggaatgtgtcgggttggcagttgaaccgacaatgtgatatcacagccagtagggcaaacattcatcatatgcattttctacctGCTTGTATTCTTTGCCGACTTGACATTATTTTCCCTATCTGTTAaacatgtctaattgctactTGTATTAATTGTTGTATATGTCTCTACTTGTAttttacttgtattgtatatacttgtgctttactagggttgaggaggttcagaaggcggcgacgatgggatcgcatggcggatcggttggtgaaggctgggGGACAGCGGTGATTGATTAGAGTAGAAATTTCCTAAGGTAGATTACCCTGTCATGGTGCTACGGCTTAAGTTGTATTGAGGAATTACATATTATGCtgttttgttttagaatgctttaagcttgaatcttgtgatggatatggagtctaaGATTGCCTTTgacgtcccggggtcttatatcctacatcactgggaactgttaccatattgagaacctctggttctcataccatatttctgttgtatttttcagatgcaagtcgcaacccacctcggtgagttgtatAGTTGGTGACAGGAGCGGAGGATCTGGATATCTTTTGGAGTTCTTTGAGTTATTATATGTATATGTCTctcatttttgtattttgtttcgcctagaggcttgtatttgagagaacaaaacttgcaTAAGCTGTTTTTACTATCTGGTTTCATATATGGTCTGTACATGGCTAGCCGGCTAAAACTCCGTGAGTCGTGGCTAgcgtcttatgatattatactattatactatGATACTTTGTTATTCTATATCTGTTCTTATGCGTTAAGtcagtagcttcgttagtacgttttgcgctttcgaaatcctatttttgagctgtattcttcatcgggcttctagatattattaattccttctatataatatatgtaaaatcttagaactgtcgtaacctttgattaacctttgctttataaCGTGAGGTAAGACCTAGGCTAGtttgggtgttacattatggAGGGAGGGCGAATCAGTTTTTGATTTTGATCATGACTTCATGGAATTTTGGATTCAAGTACATGGAATTCCACATGACTTCATGGACAAAGAGACAGGTATCCTTATCGGCGAAATGTTAGGAGTCTGGCCGAAGCTGAAGATCCAAAAGTAGATGGCATCCTCAAGCGACCATATCTGAGAATCAGGATTAGCATCAATATCACCAAGGCGCTGCCTATAGGATTCTGGTTAGATAGAGAGAAGATGCCACCATTGTGGGTCTTTTTCAAGTATGAGAGGTTGCCGGACAGCTATTATTTCAACTGTGGTATACTaggcatgaaaaaaaaaaacatgtaagAATCCAACAGCCATGGCATGCTGGGATCCAACAAAGAAGAAATACTCATTGGGACTGGGAGTAAGTCAAGGACGACCAGGTCCAACCATGGGAGGAGGCATCTTAAAACAACAAGGTTGGAGAGAGAAAGGGGAGGAGCAAGCGCGTGAACATCTGAGCCCTAATAGAGATAGTGGTGAAGAACAAAGCTCTGAGGAGAGTAGGATTAGGATTGAGCGAGTACTACAGCAGAAAATTCGGGAGGAAAGTGTTTGGGAAAACCAaataaggagagaagaagagatgaCAGATGCAGAAGAGCAGTTAGAAGAAGTACCAAAAATTCCTAATTTTCAGGAAGAGAGGGATACACATTGTGACCTAGGAGCAGCCTATAAACTCAGCAGTCTCATTAAGGAGATAAGAGAGAGGAACAACGAATAGGCCAATAACAAAAAGGCCCAGAAGGGAGAAAGGAGGTATAAGGAGCAGAAATCAGGTGGAAACGGACAAACAAGGGATATTGGGCCTAACATAGGGGCATTACATCTCAAGCATGGAATATTGAAGAAAGTGGGCTTAATCATTATATAActaaagaaggagaagtgaaCAGTTATAAAATGGAAGATTGGAAGTTGggcccaaaaaaaagaaaaagaaaccatagaCCAAGAATTAAAAAGACTTATGTTAGCAAGAACGAGGGAGAAACAAGCGTGTGAAGTCGGAATAGAGGGGAAGGAAAATCAAGAACCATTGAAGGGTGGAACGGAGGAGAATGCTTTAAGGAAGCCATCCAAGGAAGCTCagaatgaagaaatgaatttcGGGGTCAGCATGTCAAGCCTGGAGAGAACACTTATTATGTAGGGTTAGCaagtgatgaagatgaagataaaGGAACGGAAGCACAGACAGATTGGGAAACGCAATTAGCTAAGAAGTTTGAATTAAAGCTAAACTTGAAAAGGAAACGAGAAAACAAACAAGTTCCATTGCTAACATATAAGGAATGGAAGGAGGAGCAAGAGAACAGAGAACCCAAGAAATTAAAGAATAGCATCACCGCTCTGGACACAGGGGAGTATCAGTTAGTCGTGCATGTCTCTGGTCAGATTAAGGGGATACAAATGGCTGAGGAGGCGGGCCTTAACATGCCCCAACCTCAGCCATGAGTATCATTAGCTGGAATTATCGGGGAATAGCGGTTGCCCTGACAATTTCTGAATTGTATAATCTATGTAAAAAAGTTAAGCTgcttatagtatttttaatggaaaCTAGGACCAGTcaagaaaaaatgaataagaTAAGAAGAAGGCTAAATTTTGACAAGATATTTTGCGTAGAACCCCGGGACTTGTCCGGCGGACTATGATTATTATGGAAATCAAATACTAATATCGATGTTTATGAGTGGTGTGATAATTATATTAAAGCTAGCATTAACATTAATAATGTTTTGAAATGGCAGGGAGTATTTGTGTATGGTAACCCAGTTTTCCAAAAGCGAAGGAAACTATGGCAGGAGCTTACGGTAAGTAATATGAGCAGGGAAGAACCTTAGCTTATTTGGGGGACTTCAACGATATTCTAAGTCAAGACGAAAAGGTAGGCATTCATCCACAATCAAGAATTTATTTAGATACTTTTAGAAGGTTTGTAGATGATAATGGTTTAATGGATATTGACCTTAAAGGAAGTAAGTACCATGGTACAGCAATCCAAGAAACAACTTTATTACTAGGGAAAGACTAGATAGGGTGTTAGTGAATTGGAAATGGCTGCATATGTACCAGAATGTTATTCTAAAAACTGCTCCGATAATAAGTTCAGACCATTGTGCCTTAATTTTGGAAACACAACCGTGAGATCGGATAAAAAAAGAATTCATGTTTGAGGCTTTTTGGACAGAGCATGAAGAGTGCGAAGAGGTAATTAGGAGGAGTTGGCAGCAGGATGATGGAAACAGAAATTGTTGGAATCAATTTACTAGAAAGAAAAGCAGATGCAAGAGAGAGTTGATAGAGTGGAGCAAAAGAAAGTTTaaaagagcagataaagaaatagaaaaaaagaaaagtgagCTACATCAAGTATAACAGGGCAATATGACGGATAGAGatcaaagaagagagagagaactgAAGAACCAGATATCATATCTttggaaacaagaagaaaagtatTGGGGACAAAGATCAAGGTTGAATGGTTAAAATGGGACGACAAAAACACAACCTTCTTTCATGCAACAACAATACAGAGAAGAATGAGGAATATAATTGACAAATTGAAAGATGAGGCAGGACATTGGATATAAGGAGAAGTAGACATAATGAGGTTAGCTAAGCTGTTTACTTCTGAAAGGGATAGGAACCTGAAATAGTGCATAAGAGATATACCAACAAGAGTCACTAGAGAGATGAATGATGAGCTAATGGCAATGATCAAAGACGAGGAAATTAAGGAGGCAGTCTTTAGTATGGAAAGCTTAAAAGCTCTGAGGCCAGATGGTTTAAACGGGCTATTCTTCCAATAGCATTGCGATATTCTGAGTAAAAAAGTGTGTGGTGTGGTGAGACAGATTTTTGAAGACGGTAACTTACCAGAGGACTTAGGAGAAACAACTGTTGTTTtgattctcaaagtgagtcaacCGGAAAGCCTGAATCACCTCAGACCCATTAGTTGCTGTAATTTCATATATAAGATTGTAACAAGGGTCTTGGTTGGAAGGTAAAGGAAAGTGCTAGATGTCATCATATCTCCAGTTCAGAGCGCTTTTATAAAATGAAGACTCATACAAGATAATATAGTAGTAGTACAGGAAGTGTTTCACAAATTAAATAGAAAAGGAATCATGCAAGCAATGACATAGCCATTAAATTGGATATGAATAAGGCATACGATAGATTGAAGTGGAATTTTCCGCAAAGGGTCATGGAAAAGTTCGATTTTAGTAAAGAATGGGTGAAGTTGATGATGAGCTGCGTGAAAAGTGctacttataaatttaaaataaatggaaGATTGTCAACCAAGATCTACCCTCAAAGAGGTTTCAGACAGGGAGATCCTCTATCGCCCTATCTCTTTATCTTAGCAGCAGAAAGTTTTTCTGTTCTCATGGAAAAGGCGTTGAGGGATAACCTTATTTCAAGAATAAGGTTAGCTCCAACTGCGCCGGTCATCACTCATCTATTATTCGCTGATGATTGTATTATTTTTGCAGGTGCGTAAGAAAAGGAAATTTATCAACTAATTcatatcataaataaatatacagaGGTATCAGGACAAAGAATTAATACTGAGAAATCTATACTGATTTTTGGAAGTCAAGTATCTATCCAAAAGAGGGTAAATATTGAAGAGATCACCAGAATGGCGTCGTGGGAAGATCCTGGAAGATACCTAGGGTTACTGGCGAGATGGGGAAGATCAAAGAATAAGGCGCTGGAGTGGATACAAGAGAAGATTCTAGACAAAATGCAAGGATGGAAAGAGAAATTATTAAATCAAGTTGGAAAGGAGGTTTTGATAAAGGCAGTTATACAGGCGATTCCAGTCTATGCCATGAACATCATCAAATTCCCTAAATCTTTTTCCAAGAAAATCGAATCAGCAATTGCGAGATTTTGGTGGACAAACAACAGAAAGAAAAGAAGCATTTATTGGAAGAGTTGGACAAAAATGACCAAGAGCAAATCAAACGGAGGCTTGGAGTTTAAGGATTTAGAATGCCAAAACATAGCAGACTTGGCTAAGCAAGCTTGGAGACTTCTAAAGGAGGAGGATGCAATATGGGCTCGGATACTAAAGGTTATTTACTACCCTAATTGTAGCTTATGGGAAGCGGGAAAAGGAGGAAATGCATCATGGATATGGAAGAGTATATTGGAAGGAAGAGATTTCCTCAGAAGGAAGGGAAGATGGAGTGTAGGAAATGGAGCAGAGATCGATATTTGGGAAGATAATTAGGTGGTAGGAATAGACAAGTTGGGGAGAGGCGGAGAAAATCGATTTAGAAGAGTGAGCGAGTTGGTAAGAGAGGGCGAGGGCTGGGACTTAAACAAAAATTCATGACATATTCCATGGTAATGTGGATGAACTGATAACCAGAACGCCCAttagtttgattaataaaaaggaTCACTTTATTTGGCCGTATAGAAATGACAGACAGTACTCAGTCAGAACCGGATACCATGCTGCGAAGGAGGAGAAAGACTCAAAGGAAGAGACAAAACTCAGCAAAGCATCGACGATTAGAATTTGAGGGAGGTATGGGAGACTATTTAGAGATTACCAGTGCCAGGAAAGGTTAGAATATTTTTATGGAAAGCATTGCACAGAATTCTGTCAGTGAACACGAATTTATATCAGCACAAAATTGCAGCTATACCCATGTGTAGCATATGCCAAGAAGAGGATGAGACAATAGAACATGTACTACTTTTGTACCAGTTGACTAGAGCGGTGTGATTTGGATCTAGCATTCAAATTGTGCCTACGACCTATaatgtgaaatcttttgaaaaatagatAATGAACACAATTGAAAAAATCAAGAGTGAGACAGGAAATGACCAGGAAAAATTTTGTGCAATTTGGGATGTGTTTGTTGGTGCATTTGGAAAGCGAGGAATCATCACATATTCCAACAAACAAAAATCAATCCAGAACAGGCAGTAATCTATTCTGAGCATCTTGCAGCAAAATACCATAATACAACAAAGGCACTCAATAGAGATAACAAACCTATGATAGGCCGGAATGGTGAGAGTTGGAGAATTACCTAGAGGCCTCCACCACACAATAGGGTGAAAGTGAACACAGACGCGACATTTCACAGGGGAACAGGCATGGCAGCATCAACAACGGTGGTCAGAGACTGGCAAGAAAAAATAATCACTGGGACAACATCAACATTTAGGACAACATCAACTTTAGCAGCAGAAGCTCAAGCATATACAGAAGCTCTCATTCTCATTAAAAATCTACAGATAAGGAATTGCATATTAAAACAGATTGCTTACCTCTGATTCAAGCGATTAAGGCAAGAGCGCCCTTAGCTGAAGCAGACGTAATTATCAGAGACATTCTCCAACTGCTGGAAAAGGCTCCGGATGTGGGAGCTACTTGGACTCCACGAGAAGGCAACAATTTAGCTCACCAACTGGCAGCGATGACAGCAGGCAATTAACTACAGAGGCATTGGGCAGTTAATCCACCAGTACAGCTCAGGAATATAATTAGAACAGAAGCAGAATTCGCAATTCTTCAGCATAATCAATACAATCGAAATCAAGATAATCAGGTTTCAGTTTCAACCAGCCTTCAAGGATGCCTAAGAGATGAGGGGTTACCTGGGAGGGTAGAAACGGGAACCTGTGACATGCACGAAGCTGAAGGGGAAGAGCGGTTTCAACCCATGACTTTGCAACGGCCTATTAATGATACCAGCAACGAACTTATTACTGGGCAGGAGGTTATGCGGCAGAGGAGCAGCAGCAGCCATATGATAACTGTGAGACCAGGAACCTCACGGTAGACCCAGGTGTACCACCAGGAGCGTCAGCGACGCAGGTCTTCGGCGCCGGGTGACTATGGCAGAACCTAAGTGGAAAAGCTGCGAATCTAGGCTGGTGACATCGCTGAGGAGGACCGACTATGAGATCACCTCCATGCATCAAGTCGTCGAGCTGCTGATGGAAGGTTCGATGACAACGCTAGAGCGCCGAGACATTCGCtttgaggaagaagagaagagcttCGATTAGGGTCGGGCATTAAGGGGTTGGGTTGCTGGGCGAATTCGGATTCTGGCCCAAAAc contains:
- the LOC112757764 gene encoding uncharacterized mitochondrial protein AtMg00310-like, which encodes MASWEDPGRYLGLLARWGRSKNKALEWIQEKILDKMQGWKEKLLNQVGKEVLIKAVIQAIPVYAMNIIKFPKSFSKKIESAIARFWWTNNRKKRSIYWKSWTKMTKSKSNGGLEFKDLECQNIADLAKQAWRLLKEEDAIWARILKVIYYPNCSLWEAGKGGNASWIWKSILEGRDFLRRKGRWSVGNGAEIDIWEDN